CTCGATTTCTTGGCCCCGAATACTGAACATGCGTATAGCTACCCCACCCCCGAGGCGTTGCAACCCCTCGAATTTGTTCCCTTTCACTGTGGGCCGTGGTACTCCCGCCGGCTCATCACTTTCCGTCCCGGGCCCGGAGTGCGCGAGCCGCGCCCCGCGTTCCAGAGGGATACGGACGGTCCTGACCTGAACACATGAGCATGCTCGCACAAGCGGATAACAAGACGCGGAAGAAGCAGGGAGCCTCGGGCGGCGGTGGCGATGGCGTCGCCTCGGCCGCGGGAGGCGGTGGCGGTGGTGCCACGCCCGCCGCGCTCGCCGATGAGGCCCGCCGCCGCTACCTCAACTACGCCCTCTCCGTCATCACCTCGCGCGCCCTGCCCGACGTGCGTGACGGCCTCAAGCCCGTTCAGCGCCGCATCCTCTACGGGATGTGGAACGACCTGAACCTCACGCACGACGCCAAGTACAAGAAGTGCGCCCAGGTCGTCGGCGCCATCATGGGCCCCTACCACCCGCACGGCGACACCGCCATCTACGATGCCCTCGTGCGCATGGCGCAGGACTTCTCCCTGCGCTACCCCCTCGTGGACGGCCACGGCAACTTCGGCTCGCTCGATGGCGACGCCGCCGCCGCCTACCGTTACACCGAGTGCCGCCTGGAGAAGCTCTCCGACGAGCTGCTCAACGAGCTGAGCCAGAAGACGGTGGACTTCCGGCCCAACTACGACGGCACGCGCACCGAGCCCATCGTCCTGCCCTCGCGCGTTCCCCACCTGCTGATGAACGGCACCACGGGCATCGCCGTGGGCATGGCCACCAACATCCCGCCCCATCACCTGGCGGAGCTGTGCGACGCGCTCACCGCGCTCGTGGACGACAGCAACCTCACCGTCAAGCAGCTGCTCAAGTGGGTCAAGGGCCCGGACTTCCCCACCGGCGGTGAAATCCTCAACTCCCAGAAGGAGCTGCAGGAGATCTACGAGACGGGCCAGGGCAGCGTGCGTCTGCGCGGCGAGTACGAGCTGGAGGAGCTCAAGAAGGGCGGCCAGCAGATCGTCATCACCTCCATCCCCTACACGGTCAACAAGTCCACGCTGGTGGCCAAGTTCGGGGAGATCGTCCGCGAGCGCAAGCTGCCGCTCATCGTGGACGTGCGCGACGAGTCCACCAAGGACGTGCGCATCGTCCTGGAGCTCAAGAAGGACGCCAGCCACGAGCTGGCCATGGCGTACCTCTACAAGAACACGCCGCTGCAGACGAACTTCAACGTCAACCTCACCTGCCTCGTGCCCAACCCGGAGAACCCCGAGGTCGGCACCCCCAAGCGTCTGGGGCTCAAGGAGATCCTCCAGTACTTCCTGGACTTCCGCCTGCAGGTCATCAAGCGGCGCATCCAGTACCAGCTCGACGAGCTGAAGAAGCGCGTCCACATCCTCGAGGGCTTCGAGAAGGTCTACGACGCCCTGGACGAGATGATCCGCATCATCCGCGCCTCCGAGGGCAAGCAGGACGCCGCCAAGAAGCTGATCGCCCGCTTCAAGCTGGATGAGATCCAGGTGGACGCCATCCTGGAGATGAAGCTCTACAAGCTGGCCCGCCTGGAGATCCTGGTGGTCCAGAACGAGCTCAAGGAGAAGCGCAAGCAGATCAAGGAGCTGGAGGCGCTGCTCAAGAGCAACCCGCGGCTGTGGGCCACGGTGAAGGACGAGCTGGCCGAGGTGAAGGCCGCCTACGGCATGCAGAAGCGCCGCACCAAGGTGAGCCGCGGCGGTGCCGAGGAGATGACCTTCGACGCCGAGGCGCTCATCGCCGACGAGGACGCCCACGTCGTCATCACCCGCGACGGGTGGATCAAGCGCGTGCGCGAGGTGAAGGATCCGTCCTCCACCCGTCTGCGCGAGGGTGATGCCGTGATGACGGTGCTCGCCGGCAGCCTGAGGGCGAACCTCGTGCTCTTCAGCAACTTCGGCACCGCCTACGTCACGCGCTTCAACGACGTGCCGGCCTCCACGGGGTACGGCGACCCGGTGCAGAAGCTGTTCAAGTTCGACGACGGCGAGCGGATTGTCGCCGCGCTGTCGCTCGACACCCGCCTGTGGCGCCCGGAGAAGCTGCTGGGCATCACCAAGCAGGGCATGGGCATGCGCTTCCCGCTGGCCCCGCACCTGGAGCTCTCCACCCGCGCCGGGCGCCGTTACGCCAAGACGGGCGAGGGGGATGAGATCGTCGGCGTGCAGCCGGTGGAGGACAAGGACCTGGTGGGCGTGCTCACCGAGCGGACCGCCGCCCTGGTGTGCAAGGTGGCGGAGATCAACGAGTTGGCCGGCCCGGGCAAGGGCGTCACCGTCATCAAGGTGGACGAGGGCGACCGGGTGGTGGACTTCGTGGTGGCCCCGCAGGGCAACAAGGAGGCGGGAGTCGCCTTCGAGACCCAGAAGGGCCGCAAGCTCGTCCTCCACACGGGCCGCTTCGAAGTGACGGGCCGCGGTGGCAAGGGACACGAGATGTCGCGCAAGGACGCGGTGAAGGAGGTGGCGCGCGCGCCCCTCTACATCCCGCTGCCGGAGCAGAAGAAGGACTAGCCGGAGACTGTCATGGCGACGACCAAGAAGACGACCTATACGGGCGCGGACATCCAGGTCCTCGAGGGCCTGGAGCCGGTCCGCAAGCGCCCGGCGATGTACATCGGTGGCACCGACAGCACGGGCTACCACCACCTGCTGTGGGAGATCCTCGACAACTCGGTGGACGAGGTCATCAACGGCTATGCGTCCACCGTGGAAGTGACTCTCCACAAGGACTGCCGCACGGTGACGATCACCGACGATGGGCGAGGCATCCCCATCGACATCATGCCCAAGTTCAAGAAGCCGGCGGTGGAGATCATCCTCACCACGCTTCACGCGGGCGGTAAGTTCGAGCAGGGCAACTACGTCCACTCGGGCGGTCTGCACGGCGTGGGCAGCTCGGTGGTGAACGCCCTCGCGCGCAAGCTGGTGGTGGAGATCAAGCGCGACGGGAAGCGCCACGTCCAGACGTACAGCCGCGGCAAGCCCCAGACGCCGCTCAAGGCCGAGGGCCCCGCGCGTGGCACCGGCACCTCCACCACCTTCGAGCCGGATCCGGAGATCTTCGGCGAGAAGCTGAAGTTCGACGCGAAGCTCATCCGCGAGCGGCTCGAGGCGAAGAGCTACCTGCACAAGGGCATGACCGTCCTCTGGAAGGACGAGACGGCCACCCCGCCCGTGAAGGAGGAGTTCAAGCACGACGGTGGCATCGCCGAGTACCTCACCATGGTGGTGGGCGAGCGCGGCAAGCCGGTGGTGCCGTCGGGCAGCACGGCCATCTTCTACCACTCGCGCGACAACGGCGTGCGTCTGGAGGCCGCGCTGGTGTGGACGGAGGCCACGGACGAGCACATCCGCTCGTACGTCAACGGCATCCCCACGCCGCTGGGCGGTACGCACGAGGCGGGTCTGCGCAGCGCCGTGGTGAAGGCGGTGCGCAACTACATCGAGACGCACGACATCGCGCCCAAGGGCGTCACGCTCACCGCGGAGGACATCCGCGAGGGCATGACGTCCATCCTGTCCACGTACGTGGTGGAGCCGCAGTTCCAGGGCCAGACGAAGGGGCGCCTCAACAACCCCGAGACGTCGGCCCAGGTGGACGGCGTCATCCGCCCCGCGCTGGAGAAGTGGCTCAACGACAACAAGACCATCGCCGAGTCGGTGGTGGCCCGCATCACGCTGGCCGCCCGCGCCCGCGAGGCCAGCCGCGCCGCCTCCCAGGCCATCAGCCGCAAGACGGCCGTCAGCCACCGGCTCAACCTGCCGGGCAAGCTGGCGGACTGCTCCTCGACCGATCCGGCACAGAGCGAGCTGTTCCTCGTGGAAGGTGACTCCGCAGGCGGCAGCGCCAAGCAGGGCCGCGACCGGCGCACCCAGGCCGTCCTGCCGCTGCGCGGCAAGGTGCTCAACGCCGAGCAGGCCTCCACTGACAAGGTGGTGGGCAACAAGGAGCTCACGGACATCGTCAGCGCCCTGGGCTGCGGCATCGGCAGCGACTTCGACATCACCAAGCTGCGCTACGGCCGCGTCTTCCTGATGATGGACGCCGACAGCGACGGCAACCACATCGCCACGCTGCTGCTCACCTTCTTCTACCGGCACCTGCGCCCGCTCATCGAGCAGGGGCACATCTACCTCGCCCAGCCGCCCCTCTTCCGGGTGGACATCGGCAAGGAGACGTACTGGGCGCTCGACGAGGTCCACCGCGATCAGATCATCCGCGAGAAGACCAAGGGCAACGCCAAGCCCAGCGTCATGCGCTTCAAGGGTCTGGGTGAGATGACGCCGGACGAGCTGAAGGAGACCACGCTGGATCCCAAGCTCCGCCAGAGCCTGAGGGTGACCATCGACAACCCGCTCCTCACCGATCAGGTCATCAATGACTTGATGGGCCGGGATGTCAGCGCGCGCTTCAAGTTCATCATGGAGAGCGCCAACGAGGTCGAGGACCTGGACGTGTAGGAGCCGAGGGGCCCCAGGCGGGGCATGGTGCGCGGGCCCCTGGCTCGGCTAGCATCATGCCCCGTGCGACTGAAGACCCCCCTCGCCCTTTCGCTCGCGCTGCTGCTGGGCACGGCCTCCGGTGTCACCGAGGCCGCGCCCCGCCGTGGTTCGTCCGCTTCGGCCCGCAAGGCGAAGAAGAAGAAGACGCCCGCCACCGAGCAGAGTGCCACCGTGGAGGAGTCCACCGAGACTCCGGCCAGCGAGGAGCCCCCGCCAGCGGCGGATGCGCCCGTGGCACCCCGGACGACGCTCGCGCCGGCCTCGGCCGCTCCCGTGGAAGCCGCTCCCACGCCTCCGGAACCAGCGGCCCAGCCCGCGCCCCCCACCTGGGCGGGCAGCGTGGCGGTGCTGGCCGTCCCCTCGAAGCCGCAGGCCACCCCGTCCGCCGCCCGTGTCGAGACCGACCTGCGTGCCGCGCTCGGCGCCCGGGCGGAGGTGCGGCTGGTGGACCTCGGCGCCCTCTTCCCCCCCCGCCCCCGGCGTCCCTGGCGCCGGGTGATGCCCTCTTCGACGAGGGCAAGGGCCTCTACGACAACCTGGACCCGGAGGCCGCGGCGAAGAAGTTCTCCGAGGCGGTGGCCTTCTACGAGCGCTACCCGGTGGAGACGAAGCCGGAGCGGCTGGCCCGCGTCTACGTCTTCCTGGGCGCCTCCCGGCTGCTCAATGGCGACACCGCCGGGGCCCAGGAGGCCTTCACCCGGGCGCAGCTCGTGGCCCCCTCCCTCCAGCCCGAGTCCGAGCTCTTCGGGCAGGACGTGCACGACGCCTTCAACGCCGCGAAGGTGGCCCTGTCCGGCCAGCCACGCGGCACGCTCTCCATCGACTCCGTGCCCTCCGGCGCGCAGGTGGTGATGAAGGGCGAGCGGCTCGGCACCACGCCGCTGAAGGACGTGGAGCTCGCGCCCGGCCCCCACCCGGTGGTGCTCACCCTCCCCGGCTACGTCCCCTTCGGCGTCTTCCAGCCGGTGGCGCCCTCCCAGCGCGGCGAGCTGCGCCACACGCTGGTGCCCACCCCCGGCCTGGCCGCGGCGCGGAGCCTGGCCGCCCACGTGTCCACCTCCCGGTCTCTCGGGTCCGATACGCTCCCGCCCGAAGTGGCGGAGCTCGGCGAGAAGCTCGGCGCGCGCTACGTGGTGCTCGCCCGGGTGGAGCAGGATCGCCGTGGCCGCGTCGAGGCCGTGCTGGATGCCTGGGACGTTCAGCTGAAGCACCGCCTGCGCGGCGTGGAATTCAACCCCGATGAGCCCCGCAGCCGGGAGAAGGCCGTGCGCAAGGTGCAGGCCTTCCTCACGGGCCAGCAGGTGCCCGGCTCGTCGCTGCCCGTGGCGCTGCCCGCGGTGATGAAGAAGCCCTGGTTCTGGGCGGCGGTGGGCGGGGTGGCGGCGGCCACCACCGCGGGCATCCTGCTGGCGTCCCAGCCCAACAAACCCCTGGGCGCCCGGCTCGGCAACTTCGGTGCTGGTTGGTAGCGCTCCCCACGGCCCCTCCGGGTCCCGCCTTTTCGAGGTCCATGTCATGAAAGCCCTGGTGCTGCTGCTGCTCCCCTCCCTCGCGCTGGCGGCCCCACCGCCTCCCAAGCCCCAGCGTATCGCCTCGCTCCTCGTCCCCATGGATCCCACCGCCGAGTCGAGTGGGCCCAAGATGGAGAGCTACATGAACGAGGCCCTGGCCGAGTTCCAGAGCTACACCCTGCGCAAGCCCGAGGATCTCTTCGGGCTGCCGCAGGATGACGAGGCGCTGGTGGCGCTCAAGCGGGGCAAGCAGGGGTACGAGGAGAGCGCCGCCGCCTTCGACAAGAAGCAGTACGAGGACGCGGAGCTGAAGATCCGCGCCACGATGAAGGAGCTGCAGAAGGCGGCCCCGGCGATGACGGCCTCGTGCAATCCGCTGTGCGACGCCACGGCCCTCTACGCCGCGGTGATGCACCAGCGCGGGGACGTGGAGGAGACGAAGCTGGCGCTGTTGGACCTGATGGCGCTCAACCCCACCTACGAGCTGGACACCAAGCGCTACAGCCGCGACTTCATCGCGCTGCGGGTGCAGGTGGCCACGGGCGTGCACGCGGCGCTGCGCGGGGGGGCGACGGTGAAGTCCCGCCCGGCCGGGGCGCGCGTCTACATCGACAACGAGTTCAAGGGCTACACGCCGGTGACGGTGTCCACGCTGCCGGTGGGCAAGCACCTGCTGCGCCTGGAGCGCCCGGGCTTCCGGGTGTACGGGCAGCTGCTCGAGGTGAGCCCGGACGACGTGGAGGCGAGTGCCGCGCTGCAGCCCACGGACGACTACAAGGCCTATGACGCCCGGCTGGACACGGTGGCCAGCGAGGTGATGCGCGCCAACGCGACCTCCAGCCAGGCGGTGGCCGGGCTGGGCAAGGCACTCGGGCTGGAGCGGGGCTTCGTGGGCACGGTGCGCGACATTCCGGACAGCGGCACCACCGAGCTGGTGCTGGGCCTGTTCGACATGAAGGACGGCAAGCGGCTCGGCGTGCGGCGCGTGGTGTTGCAGGGCGACGAGTTCGGCCAGCTCAAGTCGGAGATGTCCCGGCTGGTCAATCACCTGCTGAACAATGCCGAGGGCGGCGCGGAGAAGCGGGTGAAGTCGTCGGATCCACTGGAGAACAGCCACGGCATGGACGAGTGGAACCGCGAGGACCGGGGCGGCAAGCGGCGCGACCAGGAGAAGAAGAGCAAGAAGGGCGATCCGCTGGAGGGAGTGAACGGTACCGAAGATTGGTGAGACGCGGCGCTTGTACGCCGGAGCGCGGCGCCTAGAGTCCGGAGGGCCATGCGTGCCCTCTCGCTGCTGATGCTGCTCCCAGGCCTCGCGCTCGCACAGACGGGGCTCATCGTCCAACCCGCCTCGCCGCCTCGCGGGGTGACGCTGCCGCCCACCTCCGCCGCGCTGGTGGACGAGGCCACCGCCCTCTCCGTCAACCCCGCGGGCCTGCGCTTCGTCGGGCCCGGGCAGCTCTTCTACCTGCACGAGCGCAACCTCGTGCGCGACCAGGTGGGGGACGGCCTCTACCTGGGCACGACGCTGGGCGGGCTGGGCGCAGGCTTCAGCCTGGAGTGGATGCGCGGGCGCGGACTGCCGGACTACCGCAAGACGTCTTTTGGCCTGGCGCTCGGCTCGAGGCGGCTGTCGCTGGGAGTCGGCTACCACAACCTCTCCTCGCGCGACGCCGCGTTGGACAAGCTGTCCGGCTTCGACCTGGGCCTCACCGTGCGCCCCACGCGCTTCCTCTCCGTGGCGGCGGTGGTGAAGGACGTGAATGCCCCCGTGGAGGGGCCCTTCACCCTGCCCCGCCGCTACAACCTGGCCGTGGGCGTGCGGCCCTTGGGCGAGCGCGTGACGCTGGGCGCGGACTACCTCGCCTCGGAGGGCGCCTGGGACGAAGGGCGCCTCACCTACACGGTGCAGGCCGCCGTCGTGCCCGGCTTCGGACTGGGCGCGGGGCTCTCGCATGGCCTCGGAAGCGATCGCACCCTGGCGCTGCAACTGGCCGCCACGCTGGACAGCTCGCAATTCGGCCTCACCTACGCGGGCGGAGGCGCCGAGGGCGGTGGGATGGACCACGTGGTGGCGGTGCGCCTCTCCAGCCAGAAGTACCCGGCCCTGGACTTCAGCGGGGGCTCGGTGGCGATGCTGGACCTGGATGACGAGCTGAGGGAGCGGGGCGGAACGCTGTCGCTGCTCGGCTTCTCCGAGCCGGACCCGTACCTGCGGCTGGCGCGGTGGATGGACGAGGCCACGAGGGATCCACGGCTCAAGGGCGTGGTGCTGAAGGTGTCGGGCCTGCCGGGGGCGAGCTGGGGCAAGGCGGAGGAGCTGCACCAGGCGGTGCTGCGGATGCGCGCGGCCGGCAAGAAGGTGCTGACGGTGCTCTACAGCGTGGACGACCTGGAGTACTTCGTGGGCTCGGCGGCGGACGAGGTGTATGCGCTGCCCTCCTCGTCGCTGCTCATCAACGGCCTGGCCGCCCAGGTCATCTCCCTGGGCGGGACGATGGAGAAGCTGGGCGTCACCTGGGACGTGGCGCGCGTGGGCGAGTACAAGACGGCCCCCGAGCAGCTCACCCGCCGCGACATGAGCCCGGCCCAGCGCGAGACGATCGAGGCCTACCTGGACAGCCAGGCGGCCCACGACGTGGCGGCGGTGACGAAGGCGCGCCGCATCACCCCCGAGCGTTTCCAGGAGGCCTGGGGCCACGGCATCCTCACCGCCGCGAAGGCCCGGGAGCTGGGGCTGGTGGACGGGGTGCTGCTGCCCGAGGAGCTGGAGGACAAGCTGAAGAAGCTGGTGCCCGGGGCCTCGTACGATCCCACCTACTCGCCGCGTGACGAGCGGGAGGGCCGCTGGACGGGGCGCCGCCGCATCGCCGTGGTGCCGGTGCTGGGCAATATCTCCGGGGGAAAGAGCCGCAAGCCGCCGCTGGGAGGCGAGGCGGTGGCCGGCGCGGAGACGGTGGCGCTCGCCCTGGAGCGGGCCCAGAGGGACCCGAAGGTGGCCGCCATCGTGCTGCGGGTGGACTCGGGTGGCGGGGACGTCCTGGCCTCGGAGTTGATGTACCGCGCCGTGCTGGAGGCGAAGAAGCACAAGCCCGTCATCGCCTCCATGGGGGACGTGGCGGCCTCGGGCGGCTACTACACCGCCATGGGCGCCGATGAGATCTGGGCCTCGCCCACCACCCTGACGGGGAGCATCGGCGTCTTCTACTTCAAGCCCGCGCTGCGCGGCCTGCTGGGCGACAAGCTGGGAGTGAACCAGGAGACCATCAGCCGAGGCCCCATGACCGAGGTGCTCGGCTCGTGGAAGCCGTGGACGGAGGCGGAGCAGAAGGCGGTGCAGGCCTGGGTGGACTCGGCCTACGACGACTTCATCACCCAGGTGTCCGTGGCGCGGAAGCTGGACAAGGCCAAGGTGGATGCCATGGCGCGCGGGCGGGTGTGGGCGGGCTCCGCGGCGAAGGAGCGCGGGCTGGTGGACGGCCTGGGCGGCCTGCTGGACGCGGTGGAGGCGGCGCGCAAGCGGGCCGGAGTGCCCCCCGGGGAGGAGCTGGACCTGGTGGTGGTGGGCGACGCGCGAGGGCTGTTCTCCTCCCTGGGCGGCGAGCCCGGGGTGGACGCGGGCGCCCTTCCCGAGCTGAACCTGGGGGCCGGGGTGGAGCCCGCCCTGCCGCCGGGGGTGCGGGCACTCGTGCGCGAGGCGGGGCTGGACGAGGCCTGGGTGCTGGAACCGGGGCTGAAGGCCGTCCTGCCGTACACCTTGCGGGTCCGCTGACGTCTCCAAGAGGACACGGAGGCGAAATTCTCCAGGCACCCGGCGGGTCCTCTGTTAATGTTGGAGGGCGCTTTCCGGTGGCCTCGAGGCCGCCGGGACGCTCCAGGGGCCGGCGGTTCGGTCGGCGGGTGGCTCGTGCCAGACGCGAGCTGTCCCCAAGACCCCGCGCCAGGCTTCTGTCCCACAGACCGCTGTACCTCGTGCGCCTCCGGCCGGGGACTTCTTCCCAGGGGACGCGCCGAACTCCCGTAGACCATGAGCGAAACCGACAACCGCGACCCCCGAGACCTCCCGACCCCCATGGCCGCCCGTGCCGAGGCGCCCCAGGACATGGATGACGGCGATGACGAGGGCGACGACGGCCCCGATGAGGGCGAGGGCTCGGCCCCCGGACCGGGACAGCCCGCGGGTGGCCCGCCCGGCCAGGGTGGAGGCCGCCGCCGCCGCCGCCGCCGCCGCCGCAGGGGTGCCCAGGTGCAGTTCACCCCGGAAGGACAGGCCTACCGCATGGTGGCCGGTCCGGACGGCCAGCAGCAGCAGGTGTTCCTCACGCCCCAGGAGCTGCAGCAGTACCAGCAGCGGCTGGCGCAGCAGCAACAGGCGCAGCAGCAGCCTCAGGCTCAGGCGCCACAAGCGCCCCAGCAGACCCAGCACGTGCACCACCAGGGCGGTGGGCAGCCGAGGCAGCATCAGCCGGCGCCCCAGCCCTCGCTGGCGCCCGTGGAGGGCGTGCTCGACACCGAGGTGAAGGGCCCCAACGCCTACCTGCGGCAGCTCAAGCGCAACCTGCTGCCCGCCTCGGATGACCCCGAGATTCCGAAGAACCTGGTGCAGAAGCTCCGGCTGCGTCCGGGCCAGTACCTGAACGCCTTCGCCCAGACGAAGGGCAACAAGGGCCTCATCCAGCGCGTGGAGCAGGTGGACGGCCGTCCGCTGGACCAGGTGGGCCGCCTGCCCCACTTCGCCGACCTCACCTCCGTGGATCCGGTGGAGCGCATCAAGCTGGAGAACGGCCACCGCGAGATGGTGACGCGGGTGATGGATTTGATCGCCCCCATCGGCAAGGGCCAGCGTGCCCTCATCGTCGCGCCGCCGAAGACGGGCAAGACGATCATGCTGCAGCGCATTGCCCAGGCAGTGGTGAACAACCACCCGGAAATCCACCTCATGGTGCTGCTCATCGACGAGCGCCCCGAGGAAGTGACGGACATGCGCCGCAGCATCAAGGCCGAGGTGCTGGCCTCGAGCTCGGACCGGCCGACAGGCGACCACCTGAAGATCGCCGAGCTGGCGCTGGAGCGGGCGCGGCGGCTGGTGGAGAGCGGCAAGGACGTGATGATCCTCCTGGACTCCATCACGCGTCTGGCGCGCGCCTACAACAAGGAAGTGGACAACTCGGGCCGGACGCTCTCGGGCGGCGTGGACAGCCGCGCGCTGGAGCGGCCCAAGCGCATCTTCGGCGCGGCGCGAGCCACCGAGGAGGCCGGCAGCCTGACCATCGTGGGCACGGCGCTCATCGACACGGGCAGCCGCATGGACGAGGTCATCTTCGAGGAGTTCAAGGGCACCGGTAACTCCGAGGTGACGCTGGACCGCTTCCTCGCCGAGAAGCGCATCTTCCCGGCCATCAACATCGGCCAGTCCGGCACGCGCAAGGAGGAGAAGCTCTTCACCCACAAGGAGTACGAGAAGGTGAAGAAGATGCGCCAGATGCTCTTCGCGGTGAAGCCCGTGGAGGCCATGGAGGCGCTCGTCAAGCGGCTCAGCCGCTACACGTACAACGACGAGTTCCTCGAGGAGCTGTGAGACGCTGAGGACTCCCTCTCCCACCGGGAGAGGGTGGGGGTGAGGGTATCCGGACCGGTTCTTCAACCCGTGGTCCGCGGAGTGGACAGAGGGTTCAACCCAGGTTCACCCGATACCCTCACCCCGTCCCTCTCCCGAAGGGAGAGGGGAAGTATGGCCATGGAGGCATGTCTTCGCGGACCCGCCTGAAGGGGATTAGGCTCGCCCGCACCATGCCCATGCAGCGTGTTGGAGACCTCGAGGTGCACTACCGGGAGCGCGGTCAGGGCTCTCCACTGGTGCTCATTTCCGGCAACTGGACCACGAGCCTGTGGTGGCAGCCCTTGATGGAGCTGCTCCCGCCCGGGTTGCGCGCCATCGCCTATGACCTGCGCGGACGCGGCCTCACCCGCGGCCCCGTGCTCCCGCAGAGCATGCCCACGCACGCGGGAGACCTGCACGGACTGCTCGATGCCCTGGGGCTGATGCGGGTGCATTTGATCGGCCACTCCCTCGGAAGCGCCGTGGCGATGCAGCTCGCGCTCGAGCACCCGGAGCGCGTGCACACGCTCACCGTGCTGGCACCGGCCTGGGTGGAGGGCATGCCCGCGGCCTACAACCTGCCCGCGCACCAGCTCTCCCTGCACGACAACCGGGACTACTTCGCGGCCGCCATGCGCGGCATGGCCCCGGGCGCCCCGGACGACGCCCTGTGGCAGCAGCTCCTCGACGAGGGCCACCAGCAGCACCGCGACGCCTCCCTGGCCACGATCCAGGCCCTGGTGGACTGGGCCCCCGGCGAGCGCCTGAAGGCCCTGCACACCCTCCCCTCCCTGGTGGTGAGCGGCGAGACGGATCCCCTCTCCACCGTGGACATGGGAAAGCGCTGCGCCAGCCTCCTGGGAGCCCGCCACCACGTGATGAAGGGCGTGGGACACTCGCCCAACCTGGAGACGCCGCGCGACTTCCTCGAGGTGTGGCGGGAGTTCGCCGCCGAGCAGTGAGCGGCGGCGCTACGCCACGCGGTTCACCATCTCCGTCACCAGCGTCTGCGTCCCGGTGAGGCCCGAGGGGTCTCTCCGGGGCCGGGCCGTCTCCATGTTGGAGCCGTTCATCATCCACCAGCGCTCGGCGTCCTCCTCCGTCCACCGCCCCGCGTCCGCGCACGTATCCAACGCCAGGCGCAGCTCCCGGGCGCTGGCGTACCGGTCATCGGGGTGCTTGGACAGGCAGCGCATGAGGATGTCGCACAAGTCCCTCGGCAGTTCCCGGCCGAGCCGCGCGCCCGGCGGCGTGGGCGCCGTATGCAGGTGGTGCGAGCAGATCTCCACCGAGGTGCGGCCCTCGAAGACATGGCTGCCGGTGAGCAGCGCGTAGCCCACCGCGCCCAGCGAGTACAGGTCCGCGCGCGCATCCACCCGCCCCGGGGTGACGATGGCCTCGGGAGCCAGGTAGAGCGGCGTGCCGACGACCATGTGCACCCGCGAGGCGGTCAGGTCATCGGTGCCCACCTCCTTCACCAGCCCGAAGTCGAGCACCTTCACCAGGTCCGGCATGCCGCGCCGCCGGCAAAGGAAGAGGTTGGCGGGCTTGATGTCGCGGTGGAGCAGCCCCAGCCCGTGCGCCTCCTCGAGCGCCCCGCATACCTGACGCAGCATGTGGATGACCCGCGCGGCGGGCTGGGGTCCGTCCACCATGAGCAGCCCGTCCAGGTCCACGCCCTCCAGGTACTCCA
The sequence above is drawn from the Archangium gephyra genome and encodes:
- the sppA gene encoding signal peptide peptidase SppA, translated to MRALSLLMLLPGLALAQTGLIVQPASPPRGVTLPPTSAALVDEATALSVNPAGLRFVGPGQLFYLHERNLVRDQVGDGLYLGTTLGGLGAGFSLEWMRGRGLPDYRKTSFGLALGSRRLSLGVGYHNLSSRDAALDKLSGFDLGLTVRPTRFLSVAAVVKDVNAPVEGPFTLPRRYNLAVGVRPLGERVTLGADYLASEGAWDEGRLTYTVQAAVVPGFGLGAGLSHGLGSDRTLALQLAATLDSSQFGLTYAGGGAEGGGMDHVVAVRLSSQKYPALDFSGGSVAMLDLDDELRERGGTLSLLGFSEPDPYLRLARWMDEATRDPRLKGVVLKVSGLPGASWGKAEELHQAVLRMRAAGKKVLTVLYSVDDLEYFVGSAADEVYALPSSSLLINGLAAQVISLGGTMEKLGVTWDVARVGEYKTAPEQLTRRDMSPAQRETIEAYLDSQAAHDVAAVTKARRITPERFQEAWGHGILTAAKARELGLVDGVLLPEELEDKLKKLVPGASYDPTYSPRDEREGRWTGRRRIAVVPVLGNISGGKSRKPPLGGEAVAGAETVALALERAQRDPKVAAIVLRVDSGGGDVLASELMYRAVLEAKKHKPVIASMGDVAASGGYYTAMGADEIWASPTTLTGSIGVFYFKPALRGLLGDKLGVNQETISRGPMTEVLGSWKPWTEAEQKAVQAWVDSAYDDFITQVSVARKLDKAKVDAMARGRVWAGSAAKERGLVDGLGGLLDAVEAARKRAGVPPGEELDLVVVGDARGLFSSLGGEPGVDAGALPELNLGAGVEPALPPGVRALVREAGLDEAWVLEPGLKAVLPYTLRVR
- the rho gene encoding transcription termination factor Rho, with translation MAARAEAPQDMDDGDDEGDDGPDEGEGSAPGPGQPAGGPPGQGGGRRRRRRRRRRGAQVQFTPEGQAYRMVAGPDGQQQQVFLTPQELQQYQQRLAQQQQAQQQPQAQAPQAPQQTQHVHHQGGGQPRQHQPAPQPSLAPVEGVLDTEVKGPNAYLRQLKRNLLPASDDPEIPKNLVQKLRLRPGQYLNAFAQTKGNKGLIQRVEQVDGRPLDQVGRLPHFADLTSVDPVERIKLENGHREMVTRVMDLIAPIGKGQRALIVAPPKTGKTIMLQRIAQAVVNNHPEIHLMVLLIDERPEEVTDMRRSIKAEVLASSSDRPTGDHLKIAELALERARRLVESGKDVMILLDSITRLARAYNKEVDNSGRTLSGGVDSRALERPKRIFGAARATEEAGSLTIVGTALIDTGSRMDEVIFEEFKGTGNSEVTLDRFLAEKRIFPAINIGQSGTRKEEKLFTHKEYEKVKKMRQMLFAVKPVEAMEALVKRLSRYTYNDEFLEEL
- a CDS encoding alpha/beta fold hydrolase, yielding MSSRTRLKGIRLARTMPMQRVGDLEVHYRERGQGSPLVLISGNWTTSLWWQPLMELLPPGLRAIAYDLRGRGLTRGPVLPQSMPTHAGDLHGLLDALGLMRVHLIGHSLGSAVAMQLALEHPERVHTLTVLAPAWVEGMPAAYNLPAHQLSLHDNRDYFAAAMRGMAPGAPDDALWQQLLDEGHQQHRDASLATIQALVDWAPGERLKALHTLPSLVVSGETDPLSTVDMGKRCASLLGARHHVMKGVGHSPNLETPRDFLEVWREFAAEQ